CGACACAACTTAGAAACCGAACAAAAACAAGCTGTCGCGATTCAGGCATTTGAATACAGTTTCGAACTATCCTGGAAAATGATGAAGCGGTTATTAGCAGTACATGGTAAAATAGCAAATTCTCCACGAGAAATATATCGCATGGCAGCACTTGAAGGTTTTATCAAAGATCCAGAATTATGTTTTGATTTTCT
This portion of the Candidatus Babeliales bacterium genome encodes:
- a CDS encoding HI0074 family nucleotidyltransferase substrate-binding subunit, which codes for MIIDTININPLLKTVKKFELFRHNLETEQKQAVAIQAFEYSFELSWKMMKRLLAVHGKIANSPREIYRMAALEGFIKDPELCFDFLKKRNMTVHTYEEKEALEVISVFPDFARELQNFIKNIGA